TTTATCGGTTTGCAAAAAAGCGGAATCGTCATCGCACACCAGACCACGTTTGTAGCGATCGGACATTTTAATGATCCTGGAGTGATCACTGCCTGTGTTACTCTTGTGATCGCCTTGATTTTATTTATACGCAATGTACAAGGCGGGCTCCTGATTAGTATTCTGGCGGGAACAGGACTAGCTTATGTGCTTGGTGCGGTAAAACCGGGTGATCCGGTGTCTGCCACAGCAGCATTGCATCAATACGGCGGTTTGTTTGCCCAGCTGTCCTTCGCAAATCTGGTGGATCTATCGTTCTGGATTGCTGTATTTTTGTTGTTGCTGATCGTTGTATTTGAAAACATCGGCCTGATCACAGCCCAAACCCATCTGATTGGTCGCCCCCAAAGATTTAAGGGCAGTTTGCGGGCGCTGTCGATCTCGAATATTTTTGCCGGAATTTTTGGCAGCAGTCCTACTGTAGCTGCGGCCGAGACAACAGCGGGCATAGCAGCAGGTGGACGTACAGGCTTGACTCCACTAGTTACCGCAGTGCTGTTTGGTGCAACGTTCTTCTTTATTCCACTATTGGGTTATATTCCGGACAGTGCTATTGCACCGATTTTGATCATTATTGGCGGCTTGATGGTACAAAGTGTGAAGGACATGGATTTCAGTGATTTCACGGAAGCTTTTCCGGCTTTTCTGATCATGGTCATGATTCCATTTACGTACAGCATCGTGGACGGGATGGCATTTGGATTCATTGCGTATCCGGTGGCGAAGCTGGCGGCGGGCCAGGGCAAACAGGTGCCTAAAGTCATGTATGGCATTGCCATCCTGTTTTTGGCCAATTTTGTGCTGCATGGGATATTGTAAAAGACAGGAAACGTAGTGTAAGTTCATACGTATGATCTCTGGTGAACAAGGGGAGAACGGGGGAACGGTAATGGAAGAGCAACAACAGGCAGGTCAAGCTGAATCGAAAATAGGAAAAAAAGGATTCAAGGATTTTGTGAAGCTGATTGCTGCGACAAATCCACCAAAGCTAATTCTGATCATTGCGTTGATCCTGACACTTATTCAGACGACAGCCGGACTGATTGTGCCATTGATGACCAAAGGCCTGATTGATGGGCTTACAATGTCTGCGCTGAACAAGTCCGTTATTTTCCTGCTGCTGGGGGCATTTGTTATTCAGGCCATCGCTTCAGGCATCAGCATCTATATGTTGAACTATGCAGGTCAACGGGTGGTTGCGACATTGCGAACGAAGCTGTGGAACAAGGTATTATCCCTACCGATGCCATATTTCGACCGGAATCGTACAGGGGATACGATGAGTCGAATTACGAATGATACAAGTCAGATTATGACGCTAATTGCGGATTATCTCGTCTCTTTTGTGTCCAATATCGTTGCGGTTGTGGGCGGGGTAGCGTTGCTTTTCTATCTGGATTGGGTTATGTCACTCATCATTTTGAGCCTAGTGCCGCTAACGCTGCTGATCCTGCTGCCTGTTGGTCGTAAAATGTACAAAATCTCCAAAAAGCAGCAGGACGAAATGGCAGGTCTTACTTCGGTGCTCAGCCAAGTCATTGGCGAGATTCGTTTGGTGAAAGCTTATGGAACGGAGAAACAGGAGGCGGAAGCAGGCGATTCCCGTATTGGGAAGATGTTTGCTTTTGGATTACAGGAAGCTCGGATTTTGGCGTTGATCGGTCCACTCTTTACGTTTGTCATGACGGCTGTGCTGGTTGTTATACTGGGTGTTGGCGGCATGCGGGTAGCTTCTGGATTGCTGTCTCCGGGTGAACTGGTTGCCTTCATTCTGTTGTTGTTCCAGGTGATTATGCCGATGGGACAATTTACGACACTGTATTCACGTCTGCAAAAGGTTGTCGGTGCGACAGAACGCATTCAGGCTATTCTGGCACATGAAGAAGAACCGCGCCATAGCACAGCAATTGCTCCCAAGGGCAATGAGACGATTACATTTAACAATCTCCATTTCTCATATGTAACAGGGGAAGAGGTACTGCATGGAATTAATCTGACCGTTCCTGCCCGTAAAGTGACCGCCATTGTGGGGCCAAGCGGCAGCGGGAAATCAACGCTGTTCTCCCTCTTGGAGCAGTTCTATCTTCCAGAGTCGGGCAGTATATCATATGGTGGACAAGCCATAACCGATTATTCATTAGCCTCTTGGCGAAGCAAGATTGGATATGTATCACAGGAGAGCCCTCTGATGGCGGGCACAATTAAGGAAAACATGACATACGGGCTGGGCCGTGAGGCGAGTATGGATGAAATTAGACAGGCGGCAGAAATGGCGTATTCCTCCGCTTTTATTGATAAACTGCCTCAGGGCTACGACACGGAAGTGGGAGAACGCGGGATCAAGCTCTCCGGTGGTCAACGCCAACGGATTGCCATTGCTCGTGCCCTGCTGCGCAGCCCGGATATTCTGTTGCTGGATGAAGCGACGTCCAGTCTGGACAGCACCTCCGAACATGAAGTGCAGCAAGCCCTGTCCAATCTGATGGAAGGACGAACAACGGTTGTTATTGCACACCGATTGTCCACCGTCGTCGACTCTGATCAGATTGTTGTTCTGGAACAGGGACATGTGACGGGAACGGGAACACATGCGGAGCTAATTAGCAACCACCCGGTATACCGTGAACTGGCACAGAAACAGTTTGTGGCACAGGATGGAAAGCCGGATTCGGAACCGGAATGATGTAAAAGGAAAACCGTTGTTCATCTGTTCTTTGCGAACAGGAACAGCGGTTTCTTTCATTTGGCTATCCAGGTTACTGTAGCTTTTTGTACATCAATATGATATAGTGGGTATCCTTTTGTGTCGTCAGTGTTGACTATGCAGAAAAACATATTCTTAGGAGGTAACTGAAACATGTCAGACAGCTTTCAAAGTGCCTATCAAGAAGAAGAGTACAGGTTAGAGCGAACGATGAAGGAAGTGGACAGTCAGCTGGAACGGCTGCGGAATATTCCGGTGTATACCGGCCACGACTTCACAGAGCAAGTGCTGGAGGCCGGACGTGAAGAGCGCCGCACCGCCTTGTCCAAGAGCGCGCAGCAACCCTATTTCGGACGCTTGGATTTCGAAGAACAGGGCAGTGGTGCACGGAAACCGCTGTATATTGGCAAAATCGGCGTAGACCGCGAAGAGGTGGGAGAGCATCCGCTCGTCATCGATTGGCGTGCTCCTGTCGCAAGCCTGTTTTACTCATTTACCGGAGGGGAAGCCTCCGCAACGTATGAAGCCCCGGAAGGACTCATTGAGGGCCTGGTTTATCTGAAACGAAACGTTGTCATTCGGCAGCGTATATTGGAACGTGTGGCAGATACGTACAATCGGGACAGTGACCAGCCAGCCGTATCGGATGAATTCCTCGTGTATCGATTGGGTGAGAACAAAGACAACAAACTCCGTGATATCGTATCTACCATTCAGGCGGAGCAGGATCAGATCATTCGTGCGGCGAGAAACACCGCATTGATCATTCAGGGTGTGGCCGGTTCGGGTAAAACAACCGTCGCACTGCATCGCCTCGCCTTTTTACTCTATCAGTATAAGGAGCAGGTATCTGCGGAGAAAATGGTTATTTTCGCACCTAACCATATGTTCCTGGATTACATATCGGATGTACTCCCGGAGCTCGGTGTAGGGGACATTCAGCAGCGTACATTCCCGGATTGGGCGATGAACCTGCTGGGGCTGGACCTACCTTTGGCAGACACGTCGGAGACATTGAACACCTGGTTTGAAACGCCGGATGCACGTCCTGAACTCAATGAGGATGTGCCAGGGCGCTACAAAGGATCGATCCGCTTCATGGAACTGATCCGGGAGTGGTTATCCGGGATGGAAGGAGAATCCGTACCTGATATGGACTTTAGTCCGTGGGATGGTGCAGTGCTCAGCAAAGCCGAGATTGAGAACTGGTTTGGGGAAGAGTACAAACATTATCCGCTGGCAAAACGAAAAGAGCGGGTTATGGCGCGTATTCATCGCTGGATTGAGATGGAACTCAAGAAACCTTGCCCGGAAGCCG
Above is a window of Paenibacillus sp. E222 DNA encoding:
- a CDS encoding ABC transporter ATP-binding protein translates to MEEQQQAGQAESKIGKKGFKDFVKLIAATNPPKLILIIALILTLIQTTAGLIVPLMTKGLIDGLTMSALNKSVIFLLLGAFVIQAIASGISIYMLNYAGQRVVATLRTKLWNKVLSLPMPYFDRNRTGDTMSRITNDTSQIMTLIADYLVSFVSNIVAVVGGVALLFYLDWVMSLIILSLVPLTLLILLPVGRKMYKISKKQQDEMAGLTSVLSQVIGEIRLVKAYGTEKQEAEAGDSRIGKMFAFGLQEARILALIGPLFTFVMTAVLVVILGVGGMRVASGLLSPGELVAFILLLFQVIMPMGQFTTLYSRLQKVVGATERIQAILAHEEEPRHSTAIAPKGNETITFNNLHFSYVTGEEVLHGINLTVPARKVTAIVGPSGSGKSTLFSLLEQFYLPESGSISYGGQAITDYSLASWRSKIGYVSQESPLMAGTIKENMTYGLGREASMDEIRQAAEMAYSSAFIDKLPQGYDTEVGERGIKLSGGQRQRIAIARALLRSPDILLLDEATSSLDSTSEHEVQQALSNLMEGRTTVVIAHRLSTVVDSDQIVVLEQGHVTGTGTHAELISNHPVYRELAQKQFVAQDGKPDSEPE
- a CDS encoding NCS2 family permease, coding for MKQGWMTRRLGLEPGDQWKKEIVAGAISYFAVVYIIMVNATILADAGMPLQAAMVGTLLTSIAGCLLMAFGGKSPIIVVPGMGINAFFTYTLVHSMKLSWQEALAVVSVTGVLFAVVAFTSLYKIISEAIPKNLQHGITVGIGLFLTFIGLQKSGIVIAHQTTFVAIGHFNDPGVITACVTLVIALILFIRNVQGGLLISILAGTGLAYVLGAVKPGDPVSATAALHQYGGLFAQLSFANLVDLSFWIAVFLLLLIVVFENIGLITAQTHLIGRPQRFKGSLRALSISNIFAGIFGSSPTVAAAETTAGIAAGGRTGLTPLVTAVLFGATFFFIPLLGYIPDSAIAPILIIIGGLMVQSVKDMDFSDFTEAFPAFLIMVMIPFTYSIVDGMAFGFIAYPVAKLAAGQGKQVPKVMYGIAILFLANFVLHGIL
- a CDS encoding UvrD-helicase domain-containing protein, which codes for MSDSFQSAYQEEEYRLERTMKEVDSQLERLRNIPVYTGHDFTEQVLEAGREERRTALSKSAQQPYFGRLDFEEQGSGARKPLYIGKIGVDREEVGEHPLVIDWRAPVASLFYSFTGGEASATYEAPEGLIEGLVYLKRNVVIRQRILERVADTYNRDSDQPAVSDEFLVYRLGENKDNKLRDIVSTIQAEQDQIIRAARNTALIIQGVAGSGKTTVALHRLAFLLYQYKEQVSAEKMVIFAPNHMFLDYISDVLPELGVGDIQQRTFPDWAMNLLGLDLPLADTSETLNTWFETPDARPELNEDVPGRYKGSIRFMELIREWLSGMEGESVPDMDFSPWDGAVLSKAEIENWFGEEYKHYPLAKRKERVMARIHRWIEMELKKPCPEAVRKERKKKAATREKAYAKKWPQYEPLTLYKQLFKVVKGGSVPASLSALIPKLVMKQTAADLKQDIIREEDLPALVYIHTLVHDIEGSERFDHVVIDEAQDFSPFHVALLDQFVKGHSFTILGDLSQGIHEYRGVHAWEEMSSLFPEEQNAYFALTRSYRSTMEIIDYANTILERGVKSGITAIPVFRSGDPVRTLSYGVEGRTASLEQALKLLTVKDYRTVSILTRTLHEAKELHRKLQAAGWDLNLIDGGKKQYTGGHSVLPVYLSKGLEFDAVIVADADEKHYLPNAGDAKLLYVGCTRALHELWLFHDGQLPDYAAATHNPEGESVAIQGWPDSEAE